One genomic segment of Oleidesulfovibrio alaskensis DSM 16109 includes these proteins:
- a CDS encoding response regulator: MANILVLDDVIDAGVLIKRILERKGHSVTAFTEEEEALAHARGNEVDLAILDIKLRRMTGVEVLEELKKIRPALKAIMLTGYPTLETARESMKLGANEYCVKPIDKDELESKVSDVLRG, encoded by the coding sequence ATGGCGAATATACTGGTTCTGGACGATGTGATTGATGCCGGAGTGCTGATTAAACGGATTCTGGAGCGTAAAGGGCACAGCGTGACGGCGTTTACCGAAGAGGAAGAAGCGCTGGCCCACGCCCGCGGCAACGAAGTTGATCTGGCCATTCTGGATATAAAGCTGCGCCGCATGACAGGCGTCGAGGTGCTGGAGGAGCTGAAGAAGATACGGCCCGCGCTTAAAGCCATCATGCTTACGGGGTATCCCACGCTGGAAACGGCCCGTGAATCCATGAAGCTGGGTGCCAATGAATACTGCGTGAAGCCCATCGACAAAGACGAGCTGGAAAGCAAGGTCAGCGATGTGCTGCGCGGCTGA
- a CDS encoding PEP/pyruvate-binding domain-containing protein → MPLKELFRHWTYQAFAPGTLLRNKYNAFKELLRLDDACLELIADLEEIHYGREKADWARVVWLTEELGSTVRELIGQLQVMSPVRYMDLLEYFTKIEFYARMAVSVPEPEIIPPFVIPLEEAGLHGGRSGGKARNLGRILRETSLPVPSGVVVSTSAFHYFIESNDLRGRLDNLLCRLRLDRPDDMAELSGELRGLIINAAVPERLADEIEIAAMELARGGRLLAVRSSAVAEDGEASFAGQYGSELNVRPAGVLDAWKSVVAGKYTPRALAYRIMHGLADAETPMAAIIMPMVDAEASGVVYTRDPSPPACAACADGVLSVFAVPGAGESLVSGTAVAQSVYYRRGSLRRAVPLREDAVVPAPTLRRLATMAMELETLFGVPQDVEWAVDGRNRLHILQSRPVLTAAVAEEAADERQLAGMQVVLDAADCASPGFGSGVVCQVEHCAEVDDLPEGSVLVTRNLGPALTRVIDRLSAVVARQGSRASHFASVAREFGLPVIVGVEQAFSALADGMEVTVDAARGRVYSGCPGGVCGLEREERLAGVRPRVHAGGGVTRRMGKAMQHISRLTLLDAQSETFAPRYCRSLHDFVRFAHEKGVAEMFSLVGRSGRGLAGAKQLRSPLPIALYVLNLEDGLFPTAAGKKEITPDDVRSVPMWALWFGLSSDKVQWHQGLPAMDWESFDRVSAGVGVRADSQDLASYAVVSHTYMHFMARFGYHLSVVDTLCEQSGKNNYINFRFKGGGGTPEQRSLRLGFIRSVLEKQGFFIQIRGDLLDARHPHDDDTAIQKQLAMLGLLLARTRLMDMTLFEGVDVDGLAADFMTLLEDE, encoded by the coding sequence ATGCCGCTTAAGGAACTCTTTCGGCACTGGACATATCAGGCGTTTGCGCCGGGCACTCTGCTGCGCAATAAGTATAATGCGTTCAAGGAACTGCTGCGGCTGGACGATGCCTGTCTGGAGCTGATAGCCGATCTGGAGGAAATTCATTACGGGCGCGAAAAAGCCGACTGGGCGCGCGTGGTATGGCTGACGGAAGAACTGGGCAGCACGGTGCGCGAGCTTATCGGTCAGTTGCAGGTTATGAGCCCGGTGCGTTACATGGACCTGCTGGAATATTTTACAAAAATTGAATTTTATGCGCGCATGGCAGTCAGCGTGCCCGAACCGGAAATCATTCCTCCTTTTGTCATTCCGCTGGAAGAAGCCGGACTGCACGGCGGGCGCTCAGGAGGCAAGGCGCGCAATCTCGGGCGCATACTGCGTGAAACCTCGCTTCCTGTTCCTTCCGGCGTGGTGGTTTCCACTTCAGCTTTTCATTATTTTATAGAATCCAATGACCTGCGCGGCCGTCTGGACAACCTGCTGTGCAGGCTGCGTCTGGACAGACCCGACGACATGGCGGAGCTTTCGGGTGAACTGCGCGGGCTTATCATTAATGCGGCCGTGCCGGAACGTCTGGCAGATGAAATAGAGATCGCCGCCATGGAACTGGCACGGGGCGGCCGCTTGCTGGCTGTGCGCAGCAGTGCCGTGGCCGAAGACGGTGAAGCCTCGTTTGCGGGGCAGTACGGGTCTGAGCTTAATGTGCGTCCTGCCGGTGTGCTTGATGCATGGAAGAGTGTGGTTGCGGGAAAATACACCCCCCGCGCGTTGGCTTACCGCATCATGCACGGGCTGGCGGATGCCGAAACCCCCATGGCTGCCATCATCATGCCGATGGTTGACGCCGAGGCAAGCGGGGTGGTTTACACGCGTGACCCTTCTCCGCCCGCGTGTGCCGCGTGTGCCGACGGGGTACTGTCTGTTTTTGCCGTGCCCGGCGCCGGAGAATCTCTGGTCAGCGGCACCGCCGTGGCGCAGTCTGTATACTACCGGCGCGGTTCTCTGCGTCGTGCGGTGCCCCTGCGCGAAGACGCTGTGGTTCCCGCCCCCACGCTGCGCCGTCTGGCAACCATGGCCATGGAGCTTGAAACCCTGTTCGGTGTTCCGCAGGATGTGGAATGGGCGGTGGACGGACGCAACAGGCTGCACATTCTGCAGAGCCGCCCCGTGCTGACAGCAGCCGTGGCGGAAGAAGCGGCCGATGAGCGTCAGCTGGCGGGAATGCAGGTGGTGCTTGATGCGGCTGACTGCGCCTCGCCGGGATTCGGCAGCGGTGTGGTGTGTCAGGTGGAACACTGCGCCGAAGTGGATGACCTGCCGGAAGGCTCGGTGCTGGTCACCCGCAATCTGGGACCGGCGCTCACCCGCGTCATTGACAGGCTGAGCGCCGTGGTGGCCCGTCAGGGCAGCAGAGCCAGTCATTTCGCCTCGGTGGCGCGTGAATTCGGCCTGCCGGTCATCGTGGGGGTGGAGCAGGCGTTTTCGGCGCTTGCCGATGGCATGGAGGTAACCGTGGACGCCGCACGGGGCAGGGTATACTCGGGTTGCCCGGGCGGGGTATGCGGGCTGGAACGCGAAGAACGCCTTGCCGGTGTGCGGCCGCGGGTGCACGCCGGCGGCGGGGTGACCAGACGCATGGGCAAGGCCATGCAGCATATTTCGCGCCTCACATTGCTGGATGCGCAGTCCGAAACCTTTGCTCCGCGTTATTGCCGCTCGCTGCATGATTTTGTCCGCTTTGCGCACGAAAAAGGCGTGGCCGAAATGTTTTCGCTGGTGGGGCGTTCCGGCAGGGGGCTTGCCGGTGCCAAGCAGCTCAGGTCGCCGCTGCCCATTGCATTGTATGTGCTCAATCTGGAAGACGGTCTGTTTCCCACCGCTGCGGGCAAAAAGGAAATAACACCCGATGATGTGCGGTCGGTCCCCATGTGGGCGCTGTGGTTCGGGCTGTCTTCCGACAAGGTGCAGTGGCATCAGGGGCTGCCCGCCATGGACTGGGAATCCTTTGACCGGGTGAGCGCAGGCGTCGGTGTGCGGGCGGATTCTCAGGATCTGGCAAGCTATGCCGTTGTTTCGCATACCTATATGCATTTCATGGCCCGCTTCGGCTATCATCTTTCCGTGGTTGATACGCTGTGCGAACAGAGCGGCAAGAATAATTATATCAATTTCAGGTTCAAGGGCGGCGGTGGCACGCCGGAACAGCGTTCCCTGAGACTGGGATTCATCCGTTCCGTGCTGGAGAAGCAGGGCTTTTTCATACAGATACGGGGCGATCTGCTGGATGCCCGGCATCCGCACGACGACGATACCGCCATTCAGAAGCAGCTGGCCATGCTGGGCTTGCTGCTGGCCAGAACGCGTCTGATGGATATGACGCTGTTTGAGGGGGTGGATGTGGATGGTCTGGCTGCGGACTTTATGACGCTGCTGGAGGACGAATGA
- a CDS encoding protein-tyrosine phosphatase family protein, whose product MSSGTSGDGVAVRGGCLALIRRGVQALRCMLGDFMKPQRPAGAPEPHPDLHVYWVTSRLGVGAAPMSRRQLQALRDMGVSSILNLCSELPGLADLERENGFDTWYLPVVDEEAPALDALEEALEWVDECLYLGKRVYIHCRHGIGRTGTVLNAYLLRRGLGHRLAARTLRGLRARPSNFDQWRLVRRYGTVNAPLTVRAPSLECQGGVDLAPYVDDYLLLEAEVERLALKRHEGLPRCGRDHARCCSSPVALTLIEALTLGTRINTALSSDMRRQVMERALTASQQESSIRADVGSAAFPGAQDPCLTAELLCPLSVEGHCLLYNYRPLKCRLFDVPADDAFRLWAEELSGPLGRLSEHVFVALAGAFPASELPRFPLPDVLSGRYVQTVFHCLMRNAAADCTLPDEPETDCPVLSPPV is encoded by the coding sequence ATGAGCTCCGGCACCAGCGGGGACGGCGTTGCGGTCCGCGGCGGATGCCTGGCGCTGATCAGACGCGGGGTTCAGGCGCTGCGCTGCATGCTGGGTGACTTTATGAAACCGCAACGCCCCGCAGGTGCGCCGGAACCTCATCCTGACCTGCATGTATACTGGGTGACATCACGGCTGGGGGTGGGGGCGGCGCCCATGTCCCGCAGGCAGTTGCAGGCTCTGCGCGATATGGGGGTAAGCAGCATTCTGAACCTGTGTTCCGAACTGCCCGGTCTGGCAGACCTTGAGCGCGAAAACGGTTTCGACACATGGTATCTGCCTGTGGTTGATGAAGAAGCCCCCGCACTGGATGCACTGGAAGAAGCGCTGGAGTGGGTGGATGAATGCCTGTATCTGGGAAAACGGGTATACATTCACTGCCGTCACGGCATAGGGCGGACCGGCACGGTGCTTAATGCCTACCTGCTTCGGCGGGGGCTGGGGCACCGGCTGGCGGCGCGCACGCTGCGCGGGTTACGTGCCAGACCGAGCAATTTTGACCAGTGGCGGCTGGTGCGCCGTTACGGCACGGTCAATGCCCCGCTCACGGTGCGTGCTCCTTCGCTGGAATGTCAGGGCGGGGTGGACCTTGCGCCGTACGTTGACGACTATCTGCTGCTCGAGGCCGAGGTAGAACGTCTGGCGCTTAAACGGCACGAAGGGCTGCCGCGCTGCGGCAGAGACCATGCCCGCTGCTGCAGTTCTCCTGTGGCTCTGACGCTTATCGAAGCGCTGACGCTGGGAACACGCATCAACACCGCGCTGTCCAGCGATATGCGCAGGCAGGTCATGGAGCGCGCCCTGACGGCTTCGCAGCAGGAAAGCAGCATCCGTGCGGATGTGGGTTCCGCCGCTTTTCCCGGTGCGCAGGACCCGTGCCTCACCGCCGAGCTGCTGTGTCCGCTTTCGGTTGAAGGGCACTGCCTGCTGTATAATTACAGACCGCTGAAGTGCCGGCTTTTTGATGTTCCGGCTGACGATGCCTTCCGGCTGTGGGCAGAAGAACTTTCCGGCCCGCTGGGCAGGCTTTCCGAACACGTTTTCGTGGCGCTGGCGGGTGCCTTTCCTGCCAGCGAACTGCCGCGTTTTCCCCTTCCTGATGTTCTTTCCGGACGATATGTGCAGACGGTGTTTCATTGTCTGATGCGCAATGCCGCAGCCGACTGCACCCTGCCCGACGAGCCGGAAACAGACTGCCCTGTGCTTTCTCCTCCGGTGTAA
- a CDS encoding ABC transporter ATP-binding protein, with protein sequence MLELRNIDTHYGNIQALRDVSLTINEGEIVSLIGANGAGKSTTLMSICGGVPVTRGEILFEGKPMHTMKADRIVRLGINQVPEGRLIFSDMTVMENLDLGAFLRDDKDGIKRDLDYVFSLFPILAERRRQLGGTLSGGEQQMLAISRALMARPRLLLLDEPSLGLAPIIITQIFQIIEKVNQDGVTVFLVEQNANQALKIADRAYVMETGRITMSGTGTSLLADDNVKKAYLGM encoded by the coding sequence ATGCTTGAGCTGCGCAACATAGACACCCACTACGGCAACATACAGGCCCTGCGCGATGTCTCGCTGACCATCAACGAAGGCGAGATAGTCTCGCTCATCGGTGCCAACGGAGCGGGAAAATCGACCACGCTCATGTCCATATGCGGCGGCGTGCCGGTGACCCGCGGCGAGATTCTGTTTGAAGGCAAACCGATGCACACCATGAAGGCGGACCGGATAGTCCGGCTGGGCATCAATCAGGTGCCGGAAGGCCGTCTTATATTCTCCGACATGACGGTCATGGAAAACCTTGATCTCGGCGCCTTTCTGCGTGACGATAAAGACGGAATAAAACGCGATCTGGACTATGTGTTTTCGCTGTTTCCCATTCTTGCCGAACGCCGCAGACAGCTGGGCGGCACCCTTTCGGGCGGCGAACAGCAGATGCTGGCCATATCGCGCGCACTGATGGCGCGTCCGCGTCTGCTGCTGCTCGACGAACCTTCGCTGGGGCTGGCCCCCATCATCATCACGCAAATTTTCCAGATAATCGAAAAGGTCAATCAGGACGGTGTGACAGTCTTTCTGGTGGAACAGAACGCCAATCAGGCGCTGAAAATCGCCGACCGGGCCTATGTGATGGAAACAGGACGCATAACCATGAGCGGCACGGGCACCAGCCTGCTGGCCGACGACAATGTGAAAAAAGCCTATCTGGGCATGTGA
- a CDS encoding ABC transporter ATP-binding protein produces MMPVLEVDSLSKNFGGLRALNEVDMQIDAGEIVALIGPNGAGKTTFFNCITSIYTPSEGTVHYTRADGRRTLVNGMKPNLVTQMGMARTFQNIRLFKNMTVLENVMIARHCRTHAGILGALLRPPSVRQEEKETVRRSYELLKYIGLHKLYDEQASNLPYGAQRRLEIARALATEPGLLLLDEPAAGMNPQETADLVRLILRIRKEFNVAVLLIEHDMSLVMNLSERIYVMEYGCLISQGTPEEVRKDPRVIKAYLGEESHA; encoded by the coding sequence CTGATGCCGGTTCTTGAGGTAGATTCCCTTTCAAAAAATTTCGGCGGACTGCGCGCCCTGAACGAAGTGGACATGCAGATAGACGCCGGCGAAATAGTAGCGCTTATCGGCCCCAACGGAGCCGGCAAGACCACCTTCTTCAACTGCATCACCAGCATATACACTCCGTCCGAGGGCACCGTGCATTACACGCGCGCCGACGGGCGCCGCACGCTGGTAAACGGCATGAAGCCCAATCTGGTCACCCAGATGGGCATGGCGCGCACCTTCCAGAACATACGCCTGTTCAAAAACATGACCGTGCTGGAAAACGTGATGATAGCGCGTCACTGCCGGACACATGCCGGAATCCTGGGTGCGCTGCTGCGGCCGCCTTCGGTCCGGCAGGAAGAAAAAGAAACCGTGCGCAGAAGCTATGAACTGCTGAAATACATCGGCCTGCACAAACTGTATGACGAACAGGCCAGCAACCTGCCCTACGGCGCACAGCGCAGGCTGGAAATAGCCCGTGCACTGGCCACGGAACCGGGGCTGCTGCTGCTGGACGAACCGGCCGCAGGCATGAACCCGCAGGAAACCGCCGATCTTGTGCGCCTGATTCTGCGCATCCGCAAAGAATTCAACGTGGCAGTGCTGCTCATCGAACACGATATGAGTCTGGTGATGAATCTTTCTGAACGCATCTATGTCATGGAGTACGGCTGTCTCATTTCGCAGGGCACTCCGGAAGAAGTCCGCAAAGACCCCAGAGTCATCAAGGCCTACCTCGGAGAAGAAAGCCATGCTTGA
- a CDS encoding ABC transporter permease subunit — protein sequence MDKIKQSLLICFWFMFMTFPLVVIRVDTINDTVTWRWLNMVYIGAGSFVLSFVWRWAMARRNSKRATGSPAASPATGMVHRLGQDRRFSAAFYCAVLGLGIVLPWLVSTYQTNIMISFLLYVILGLGLNIVVGVAGMLFLGYAAFYAIGAYSYALLNTYFGLGFWTVLPVGGILAAAAGVALAFPVLRLRGDYLAIVTLGFGEIVRLVLENWSDFTQGPSGISNIPRPSLFGAELGVAETGIYIYYIVLVMAVLTVAAVQRIKDSRIGRALQALREDEIACQAMGIDRVNVKLTAFGVGTAWAGFAGVIFAAKTTFINPASFTFMESAIILSIVVLGGMGSNFGVILGAAFLILLPEYLREFAEYRMLMFASAMVLMMVFRPQGLITPKKRKYEIDDPELHAGKEGEA from the coding sequence ATGGATAAAATCAAGCAATCGTTACTCATCTGCTTCTGGTTCATGTTCATGACATTTCCGCTGGTGGTCATCCGCGTGGACACCATCAACGACACCGTGACATGGCGCTGGCTCAACATGGTCTATATCGGCGCGGGCAGTTTCGTGCTTTCCTTTGTGTGGCGCTGGGCCATGGCCCGCCGCAATTCAAAACGTGCTACCGGCAGCCCCGCGGCGTCACCTGCCACCGGCATGGTGCACAGACTGGGACAGGACAGACGTTTTTCTGCCGCATTCTACTGTGCCGTGCTGGGGCTGGGCATTGTACTGCCCTGGCTTGTCTCCACCTACCAGACCAACATCATGATCTCGTTCCTGCTCTATGTCATTCTGGGGCTGGGGCTGAACATTGTGGTGGGCGTGGCGGGCATGCTCTTTCTGGGCTATGCCGCGTTTTACGCCATCGGCGCATACTCGTACGCGCTGCTCAATACCTATTTCGGCCTGGGATTCTGGACGGTGCTGCCTGTGGGCGGCATTCTGGCCGCGGCAGCCGGCGTTGCGCTGGCTTTTCCCGTGCTGCGCCTGCGCGGCGACTATCTGGCCATCGTCACGCTGGGTTTCGGCGAAATAGTACGGCTGGTGCTGGAAAACTGGAGCGACTTCACGCAAGGGCCCAGCGGCATATCCAACATTCCCCGGCCCTCGCTTTTCGGAGCGGAACTGGGCGTGGCCGAAACCGGCATCTACATCTACTACATTGTTCTTGTGATGGCTGTGCTTACCGTGGCCGCAGTGCAGCGCATAAAGGATTCGCGCATAGGCCGGGCCCTGCAGGCGCTGCGTGAAGATGAAATTGCCTGTCAGGCCATGGGCATAGACAGAGTGAACGTAAAGCTGACCGCCTTTGGCGTGGGCACGGCATGGGCCGGTTTTGCCGGCGTCATCTTTGCCGCCAAAACCACCTTCATCAACCCTGCCAGCTTCACCTTCATGGAATCGGCCATCATTCTTTCCATTGTGGTGCTGGGCGGCATGGGATCGAACTTCGGCGTCATACTGGGCGCGGCTTTTCTCATCCTGCTGCCCGAATACCTGCGCGAATTTGCAGAATACCGCATGCTCATGTTCGCATCGGCCATGGTACTGATGATGGTCTTCCGTCCGCAGGGGCTGATCACGCCCAAAAAACGCAAGTACGAAATTGATGATCCCGAGCTGCACGCCGGTAAAGAAGGAGAGGCCTGA
- a CDS encoding branched-chain amino acid ABC transporter permease, whose amino-acid sequence MDWTYFWELFLGGLTRGSIYALIAIGYTMVYGIIELINFAHGEIYMIGAFTGLITAGVLGIYGFPLLAILAVAVVVAIIYSAAYGYTLEKIAYKPLRGSMRLAPLISAIGMSLFLQNYVILAQTSDFLPFPALVPDFAFMEPIAHIFASSDLLIVATSAFSMAGLTLFIKYTRMGKAMRATAQNRKMAMLLGIDADRIISITFIIGSSLAALGGVLIASHVGQVSFNVGFLAGIKAFTAAVLGGIGSIPGAMAGGLFLGLSESYATGYISSDYEDVFAFLLLVLFLIFRPSGIMGKAPVEKV is encoded by the coding sequence ATGGACTGGACTTATTTCTGGGAACTGTTTCTGGGCGGGCTGACGCGCGGCAGCATCTATGCGCTTATCGCCATCGGGTACACCATGGTGTACGGCATCATCGAGCTTATCAACTTCGCCCACGGTGAAATTTATATGATAGGCGCCTTTACCGGTCTTATCACCGCGGGCGTTCTGGGCATCTACGGCTTTCCGCTGCTGGCCATTCTGGCTGTGGCAGTGGTGGTTGCCATCATTTATTCCGCTGCCTACGGGTACACGCTGGAAAAAATAGCCTACAAGCCCCTGCGCGGCTCCATGCGGCTGGCACCGCTCATCTCCGCCATCGGTATGTCACTGTTTCTGCAGAACTATGTCATACTGGCTCAGACCTCAGACTTTCTGCCTTTTCCGGCACTGGTACCGGATTTCGCCTTTATGGAACCCATCGCGCACATCTTTGCCTCTTCCGACCTGCTCATAGTGGCTACCAGCGCTTTTTCCATGGCGGGGCTGACCCTGTTCATCAAATACACCCGCATGGGCAAAGCCATGCGCGCCACCGCGCAGAACCGGAAGATGGCCATGCTGCTCGGCATAGACGCCGACCGCATCATTTCCATCACGTTCATCATCGGGTCTTCGCTGGCGGCGCTGGGCGGAGTGCTCATTGCCTCGCACGTGGGGCAGGTCAGCTTCAACGTAGGTTTTCTGGCCGGTATCAAGGCCTTTACGGCGGCGGTGCTGGGGGGCATCGGCTCCATACCCGGCGCCATGGCAGGGGGACTTTTTCTGGGGCTGAGCGAAAGCTACGCCACCGGCTACATCTCCAGCGACTATGAAGACGTCTTCGCCTTTCTGCTGCTGGTTCTGTTTCTCATCTTCAGGCCTTCCGGCATCATGGGCAAAGCTCCGGTCGAAAAGGTGTAA
- a CDS encoding branched-chain amino acid ABC transporter substrate-binding protein — translation MGKGWLKSVVAGVALTLLAGPAFADTIKLGVPGAHSGDLASYGLPTVNAAKLVAQQYNEKGGILGMQIEVLPQDDQCKPELATNAATKLISDKVTVVLGHICSGATKAALPIYKEANIVVMSPSATNPPLTQSGEYPTFFRTIASDDQQAKLGVDFATEKLGLKKIAVLHDKGDYGKGYAEFAKLFIEKSGKAEVVMFEGITPGAMDYSAVVQKLRRSGAEGVMFGGYHPEASKLVSQMRKKRMDLPFISDDGVKDDTFIKVAGENAEGVYATSSKDVSKLAMYQEAIARHKQEFGTEPGAFYKEAYSAAIALLNAVEKAGSTDSALIMDALRNNFVETPVGTIKFDSIGDAEGVGFSMYQVQNGQYVELN, via the coding sequence ATGGGTAAAGGATGGCTGAAATCTGTTGTTGCCGGTGTGGCACTGACCCTGCTGGCCGGTCCCGCTTTTGCCGACACCATCAAGCTGGGGGTGCCGGGGGCACACAGCGGCGATCTGGCTTCTTACGGGCTGCCCACCGTCAACGCAGCCAAGCTGGTTGCGCAGCAGTACAACGAAAAAGGCGGCATACTGGGCATGCAGATAGAAGTGCTGCCGCAGGACGACCAGTGCAAACCCGAACTGGCCACCAACGCCGCCACCAAGCTTATTTCCGACAAAGTGACCGTTGTGCTGGGACACATCTGCTCCGGCGCCACCAAGGCTGCGCTGCCCATCTACAAGGAAGCCAACATCGTTGTCATGTCGCCTTCCGCCACCAACCCGCCCCTCACCCAGAGCGGCGAGTACCCGACATTTTTCCGCACCATTGCTTCCGACGACCAGCAGGCGAAACTGGGCGTTGATTTTGCCACGGAAAAGCTGGGCCTGAAAAAAATCGCCGTGCTGCACGACAAAGGTGACTACGGCAAAGGCTATGCCGAATTTGCCAAGCTGTTCATCGAAAAAAGCGGCAAAGCCGAAGTGGTCATGTTTGAAGGCATCACTCCCGGCGCCATGGACTATTCCGCAGTGGTGCAGAAACTGCGCCGTTCCGGTGCCGAAGGCGTGATGTTCGGCGGTTACCATCCCGAAGCATCCAAGCTGGTTTCCCAGATGCGCAAAAAGCGCATGGACCTGCCGTTCATCTCTGACGACGGAGTAAAGGACGACACGTTTATCAAGGTTGCCGGTGAAAACGCCGAGGGCGTTTACGCTACCAGCTCCAAAGACGTGAGCAAGCTGGCCATGTATCAGGAAGCCATTGCCAGACATAAGCAGGAATTCGGCACCGAGCCGGGCGCCTTTTACAAGGAAGCTTACTCCGCCGCCATCGCCCTGCTGAACGCCGTGGAAAAAGCAGGCAGCACCGACTCTGCCCTCATCATGGACGCGCTGCGCAACAACTTTGTGGAAACCCCGGTGGGCACCATCAAGTTCGACAGCATAGGCGATGCCGAAGGCGTCGGCTTCTCCATGTATCAGGTTCAGAACGGACAGTACGTGGAACTGAACTGA
- a CDS encoding PLP-dependent aminotransferase family protein yields MSIPLNHNTPLPLYKQLAAYLRQRIELGELEPGTKLPSIRHMARSQGINRITVETAYAELEADGLVTSRRGSGTFVLPPFPGHDGPQADTPGRWPAWQHAAAERFEAIWPGHPAPLHSGATPAGVISLADGNSDPLLFPFEAFSRTLREVMRRDGTAALEYEEAAGYRPLRRTIARILVDQGIGVTPDNIVVTSGSQQAIFIIAQVLLRKGQTVYTETPTYPESLRLFRTMGMRIAAIPMDSGGMRTDLLEQAMRTHGEGLVLTMPTFHNPTGICMDGHRRRILASMAEAHGIAVVEDDYAGDIRYEGHSQPAIKSLSAAGNCLYIGTFSKMLVPGLRVGYIVAEGPVLTQLERYKRMLDLSSPGLVQRVLERFVDVGSYRNHLNRLCRTYRMRRDIMLDCAQKWLPRCVHITPPSGGLFAWLRLPEDVHADALAETAPHHGVAVASGTAFFPQPQEGARHIRINFCRHDENTLKEAMRRLGTAMQKSIAATKYMK; encoded by the coding sequence ATGAGTATTCCGCTGAACCACAACACCCCGCTGCCGCTGTATAAACAGCTTGCGGCCTACCTGCGTCAGCGCATCGAACTGGGTGAACTGGAACCGGGCACAAAACTGCCGTCCATCCGCCATATGGCCCGCAGTCAGGGTATCAACCGCATTACCGTGGAAACCGCCTATGCCGAACTGGAAGCTGACGGGCTGGTGACATCGCGCAGGGGCAGCGGCACTTTTGTGCTGCCGCCTTTTCCCGGCCACGACGGCCCGCAGGCCGATACACCCGGCAGATGGCCCGCATGGCAGCACGCAGCCGCCGAACGCTTCGAGGCCATATGGCCCGGACACCCCGCCCCGCTGCACAGCGGAGCAACTCCTGCGGGGGTGATCTCGCTGGCAGACGGCAACAGCGACCCCCTGCTTTTCCCCTTCGAAGCTTTCAGCCGGACCCTGCGCGAGGTCATGCGCCGCGACGGCACCGCCGCGCTGGAATACGAGGAAGCCGCAGGCTACCGTCCGCTGCGCCGGACCATCGCCCGCATTCTTGTCGATCAGGGCATAGGTGTGACGCCTGACAACATCGTGGTCACATCCGGCTCGCAGCAGGCCATTTTCATCATCGCGCAGGTGCTGCTGCGCAAAGGGCAGACCGTCTACACCGAAACCCCCACCTATCCCGAGTCACTCAGGCTTTTCCGCACCATGGGCATGCGCATAGCCGCCATACCCATGGACAGCGGCGGCATGCGCACCGACCTGCTGGAACAGGCCATGCGCACACACGGCGAAGGGCTGGTTCTGACCATGCCCACGTTTCACAACCCTACGGGCATCTGCATGGACGGACACCGCCGGCGTATTCTTGCCTCCATGGCAGAAGCGCATGGCATTGCGGTGGTGGAAGACGACTACGCCGGCGATATCCGCTATGAAGGGCATTCGCAACCGGCCATCAAAAGTCTGAGTGCCGCAGGCAACTGCCTGTACATCGGCACGTTTTCAAAAATGCTCGTACCCGGCCTGCGGGTGGGCTACATTGTTGCCGAAGGGCCGGTGCTGACACAACTTGAACGCTATAAACGCATGCTTGATCTTTCTTCGCCCGGACTTGTGCAGCGGGTGCTGGAACGATTCGTTGATGTGGGCAGCTACCGCAACCACCTGAACAGACTGTGCCGCACCTACCGCATGCGGCGCGACATAATGCTGGACTGTGCGCAAAAATGGCTGCCCCGATGCGTGCATATCACCCCGCCGTCCGGCGGGCTGTTTGCGTGGCTGCGGCTGCCGGAAGACGTGCATGCCGACGCCCTTGCCGAAACGGCCCCCCACCACGGGGTGGCTGTTGCCAGCGGCACGGCTTTTTTTCCTCAGCCTCAGGAAGGCGCCCGCCATATCCGCATAAATTTTTGCAGACACGACGAGAACACCCTGAAAGAAGCCATGCGCAGGCTTGGAACAGCCATGCAGAAAAGCATCGCCGCCACAAAATATATGAAGTGA